The genomic interval ACGCATACTCAGGTCAAGTATTAAGAGAAACTGAATTTAAAGATCAAACGAAGATTGACACATTTATTAAGCATTATGAACGACTTGATTCTAAACTTAATCAAGAAATGATGCTTGTTCTAGTTGACAAGGATAGAGAAGCTTGGAATGCAGGTTATTTAGGATATGTAGTTGATAATACTAAAGAAGACGCAGGGATTATTTCGTATAAATTTGTGTTTAAAGTGAAAAAGAGTAATTATAGAGTTAGAATTAAATAGAACAGGATTAAACTTAGCATCCAAATAGGCTGTTATTTTTTATGTACGTAACTGAAATCAAAACTCTATTTTTAATTTTAGTTATCAAAATTTTTTAACAAGGGATAACTCTATATAACCATCTTTACTGGGGTCTTAGACCAAAGGAGATGGAAGCACTAGTGTGCAGAATCTTTGAATTTAGCTAGCGGCGAGCTCTGAAGTTTTATGGGAATAAAACAAGAAAACAACTTTTATTTTTAAGAATAAAGGTTGTTTTCTTTGAATTTCATTACATAGTGAGAAGAGCTTTACTAAGCATTATAGAATGCAGAATTCCAACAATGTTAATGATGATGACTATGTTCCGATGAATCAATTTTATCGGTCGTCCCCTTCGTATCGATGGTTTGCAGAATGGGTAGAAAACAGATTAAACAAACATTTATAAGGAAGAACACATAAAAGGACGCCGGTTTACTTTTTAAAATAGGTTTCTTTTTCTCCAACTGACGATTTGCCAATCCGAGTAGGATTGAAAAAACACTGATAAGAAAAATAAGATCTATGGCGATAATCATAATGTTTACTTCATTTGTCTCCAGCATGACGCCTAGCATCGCTCCCATCATGGCCCCCATTAAACTTGAAGATTGTGCTTCGATAAATCCATTTGTTCCAAACTTTTTTCCTATGAAACTACCAAGGATGCTGCTTAAAACGATTGATAGAATAGTTGTGACCGCAAGTCGATCCGGCATCCAGGTACCAATTACTAAACCGACTGTCAAACTGCTTGTCATTCCGAGAATCATCGGAATGCATTTGACCCATGAGTGATTCTCTTTGCAGTTTGTTAGATAGCTGGAGAACGAAAAATATAGGCTATATCCAATTACCATCAGCAAACTAACTGAAGTAAGCATGTTATACCCTCCTCAAAATGGATTTCAATCGATTTCTTTTTTAGATGGGAATAGCTACTGAAACATATCCTCTTTCGATTGGTGCTTATAATTTAAGAGTGGCTGACTGACTTATATGTATTAATATATTGTTTGGGCGTTAGATTCATATATTTTTTGAAGCCTTTGTAAAAATGAGATTTATCATAGAAACTAAAATCATCGATGACTGTATTTAATAGTTGATTACGGTGAAGCAGTTCTTGAATAGTGTATTGCAATCGAATAATCTGACACAATTGTTTGGGTGAGAAGCCGATATATTCTTCGAATTTCCTTTGTAGGTATCTACTTGAATATCCGGTGTCGGATGCCAATTGATTTATATGGATGATACCATTCGTGGCATAAATACTGTTTAGGCAATATTTGATGAGGTTTTGATCGTAGTTGGTCTCTTGCTGTTTTTGTTGAAAAAAGGAGATAAACCATTTGATTCGTTCTGGAAAACTTTGAAGTCGTACCATGTTTTCGAGTAGAGATGAATCAAATTGTACCATTTCAAATAAAGGGATTTGCTGATGCTGAATCAATTCTTTAATCGAACATGGAAGAGTAAGAAGTGTTTGTTCTGGGAAAAGTCTGACACCGAAATAAACACAATTCGGTTTAAAGTGGTAGAGACAACGATATTCAGGACTGGTAGCAAGGATAGCAAAGGGTTGAGAGGGATTGCAACAAAAAAGTAGGTCTAAACATCCGTCTGGAATAACTGGGAGGTGAGCCGATGTATGTTCACCTGTCGTTAATTGATAAAATAAGATTACTTCATTTTTTAAAAGACCTTTTGGCTGGTTCTCGAGATATAGCTGAGAATTGGACATCATTTCCGGTTGAATTGGATAGAAAGAAAAATCTCTGTCCCCCATTATTTCACTTCCCCCTTTTACATAATTTATTTTAATTTCACAAGGCTTAAGATTATTAAGTTGATTATAGTATAAAAACGAATAGATGGTAGTATGTAGAACTAATTTATCGCATAAAAAGTAAGTTTAGTTCCGATTTTTACAATGAATTCCTAAAAATTTAGAGGTATATTGAGTACACTTACAATGTTAGGAGGAATCGTTTATGCGAGTACATGAAACCATTAGTAGTGCCGTGAAGCATCCGTTGGAACCACTAACAGGTCAAGAAATCAAAAAGGCTGTTGAAATCATACGGACGGAGAAAAATCTAAGTCAATACGTACGATTTGTCACAGTGACACTAAAAGAGCCAGCGAAGGATACTGTACTTAATTATGAAGCTGGAGATACAATTACACGCGAAGCATTTATGATTCTTTTAGATAATAAAACAGAAAAAACATATGAGGCTATTGTTTCTATTACAAAAGGAAAAGTAACATCCTGGGAGTATATCCCAAATGTTCAACCAGGAGTTATGTTAGATGAATTCGAGGAGTGCGAGCAAGTTGTCAAAAATAGCCCTGAGTTTCAGGAAGCTTTATTAAAACGCGGCATTACGGATTCTAATTTAGTTATGGTCGATCCTTGGTCAGCCGGCTATTTTGGCATAAAAGAAAATGAAGGAAAAAGATTGGCCCGCGCAATTTGTTGGGTACGAAAATTTCCAAATGATAATGGGTATGCCTATCCGTTAACGGGGATTGTCGTATTTGTTGATTTAAATAAAATGGAGGTATTAAGAGTAGAAGACCATGGTGTAAGACAGATGCCTCCATTAGATGGTAACTATTCTCCTGAAACATCTGGTAGCATTACACTTCGCACTGATTTAAAACCTCTTGAAATTATTCAACCGGAAGGGCCGAGTTTTGAAATAGATGGCCATCTGATCAAATGGCAAAAATGGAATATTCGATTCGGATTTACACCGAGAGAAGGATTAGTTCTACATACAGTCGGATATGAAGACAAAGGTAAGGTTCGTCCGATTTTGTATCGTGCTGCCTTGTCAGAGATGGTAGTTCCTTATGGTGATGCTAGTTTTGCCCATAATAGTCAAAATGCCTTCGATGCCGGTGAATACGGATTGGGACAATTAGCGAATTCTTTAGAATTAGGATGCGATTGTCTAGGTGAAATTCGTTATTTTGACGCGGTGATGACGGATAGCAGAGGAAATGTACGAACAATTCCCAATGCCATCTGTTTACATGAAGAAGATTACGGTGTGGCATGGAAGCATACCGATTGGCGAACAGAACAAGTGGAGGTGCGCCGCTCACGTCGATTGGTTCTTTCGTTCTTCTGTACGGTCGGTAATTATGATTACGGTTTTTATTGGAGCTTCTATCAAGATGGAACGCTGGAAATGGAAGTGAAATTAACCGGTATGTTGAATACGGGTACATTCGATGATAGCGGTAAGTCTAAATATGGAACAGAGGTTGCCCCAAAATTGAATGCGGTTTATCACCAACATTTCTTTAATTTCCGCTTGGATACGATGCTGGATGGTCCGAAGAATTCTGTAGTGGAAATTAACACGCTTCCAGAAGAAGAGGGACCGAATAATCCGTATAGTAATGCGTTTTATATTGATTCAAAAACATTTAAAACAGAAGAAGAGGCCAAGCGTAATCTAGATATGGCTACTCAACGTACATGGAAAATCATTAATCCGAATTCTTTGAATGCGGTTGGCACACCGGTTGGCTATAAAATTATGCCAGGTGAAAACTGTCTTCCATTTGCAAGTGATAATTCGAGTGTAATGAAACGTGCTGGTTTTCTGAAGAATCAGTTACACGTTACGCCATATGATCCAAATGAGATGTATGCAACAGGAAAATATCCGAACCAACATAAAGGCGGCGATGGCTTACCAAAGTACACGGCAGCAAATCGGAATATTGAAAATGAAGACGTAGTTGTGTGGTATACAATGGGACATCATCATATCACAAGACCAGAAGATTGGCCGGTTATGCCGACAGCGTACATTAATTTTCAATTAAAACCGGTTGGATTCTTCGACCGTAATCCAGCGCTCGATTTACCTCGTCCAAAGCCAAAAACAGCATGCAATTCAAAAAATGGATCAAATTGCCATTGATTCTTAGATAATCAATCTTGAGTGATTCTATATAACAAAATCCTAGTAGGGGAGTTCAACGATGGAATAAAAGGAGCATGTGCTTTTCCTTTTATTCCATCTTCCTCTATGGGTTTAAATGTTTCGAACAAGCCAAACTGATTATCTGTGGAATGAAGGTGATGCATACGCTGAAAAAAGGACAACTTCAACAAAAGGTGAAGTCTGTCCAAAGCGAGATTGAATTCATACATAAATTATTTCAGTATTATCATTTATAGATGAAAGGGATATTGAGATTCTATGTTTCTAATAACACCAGAACGCTAAAAGTATGGACGAATTAAATGACCTTCGTTTTAAGTGAGTACAAGGGGCATCCCTGATATTATTTCTTCTCCACTTTTACTAATCCTTTACCTAAATTATTCTTTTCAAAATAGCATATTACCTCATCATGAACTTGTATTTTATCCTCTGAAAGGATGTTTTTATCAGAAAAACGAATCTCGGTCCCGTCATCACCTTTTCCATAGTATTGATTACCATTAATATTGGTAATCTTGTATTCCACCGTAGTATATTCAGAGGAACCATTGCTTTTAGGATTTGTATTGTTAACAGGAGCAGCTGTATGAGTTCTAACCAATACTAATACTAATAATATTGATGAGAGCATCACGAGGATGATTGCTTTTTTGTACATGTTACTCTACCTCCTTCTATGTATTTTAAAAGATAAAAGAGGAAAGTAAATCCTTCTATTTTCCCTACCTTTAGTCTTTTTAACCAGGAAGACTCCCATCTTCAATCCGTAGCAATGCGATAGTGAGCGAAGTGGAAGGTGGATTGGCTTCTTTTTTGTTGCTGCAAGCATTTTAAATTGGAAAATTTAACAGTGGAAGGTAAAATGTTCAGATAAAAAAGAACTGACATTCTCTTTGACGGTGAAAAGGGGTGAAAGCAGCTTATTTTTCAAAACGGATTCTATAAAGGAAGACCTAAGAAATACATAGATAACAATAGAAGTTCACTTTACAAAAATCCTAACGATTTATGTGTAAAATAATTTTCCATTTGTCTTTTCATATCCTCTTTATTTTCCCGAAATTGTCTGTGCCGATGACCATTACTTCCTGAAGGATGAGGGAATCCCTTTAAAATAGGTTTATTTTTGTAAAAATAGTCGAGAACTTTGCTTACATTCACTCCTAAAGGAATAATAAATGGATTTTCCATTGTCGAGATATCTTTAATAAAATAATTTTTTACATATTCTAATAGCATTTCGGTTTTTAAAATATTGGGCCGTGAACCGTTAAAATTTTGATGATTGAAAAATACAGCATATGGGAGGATGGAAGTATTGTAAACAAGGTGACTGGCTGTACCAAAAAGTTCGCTTGAAGATGAAATGCCGAGATGTCTCGGTAATTCAAGTTCATCTAGCATGGCTGTGAGATTTTTTCTCATTGTTCCCTCAAAACTAGCACTTTTTTTCACCTGATGAAGGAGTTCCTCATCACTTAAATGTCTATTCTCAATAACTGCTGTATAAGCTTTTTTCATCTGGTGGAGTCCAGGTATAATGCCGACTATAACCACTTTGGCATTCTCATTTATGTAATCAAAAGGGGTGTAATAAACCTCTAGTTTTTTCTTTTCATCCCTTTGCAATAAGAAAGTTGAATTTAAAAGGTCATTACCGCATAAGGGCAATTCTAGAGAAAATATTTTTTCTTTAAATAAATGAAATTTTGCTTCAGTAACAATTCCCATTCATTTTCCTCCAATTCTTTTACAAAGATGAACTCATGAGGACGAGATTTTCTAATTTAAACAATGTTGATAACCAAAAGTCATTTAAAGATATGTGTAAATGGATGAAAGAAAGGGTAAGGTAAAAGACCTTACTGTAAATACTGCCCAAGTTATCGATAAAATAAAAAAAGAAGTTACGGATAACAGAACTCAAACTGCCCATACTTGGATTTATTATTCGATGATAAAGATACATATACGTACGTTCGTTATAACGATATTGTTGTTATTCAAAGTTGTGTATTAAGTAAGATAAAATAAACATTTTATTCGAGATATGAGTTAGAAAAGCCAGTATTTACAAGGATTTCAGCAGGATTGTTTTTAAATGGTAAGCGGGAAAACGTATGATAATTTCTAAGGGTCCAATCTTAGACAGAAACTTCGTAAACCCTATTGGGGTCAACGCGGTCTCAAAAGTTTATATCAAAAGTATGAACAACTGCGTCATAATTGAACTGCCGTATACCGAGCGATAAGTAAGGAGAGTGAGAGGTCGAAGACTAATCGCTCACGCTTGCTTTATTTGTATGAATAGTAAAAAATTTAAAAATAAAAATTGACATTTTTTTGAAATTTATTTATATTTTTAAATATAAGGAACTTTATTCACTATTAGTGAAAAGTTGCGCTGCGATTATGACAATAATCAAAAAAGTGAAAAGTAAAATTCACTTTTAAATTAAACATAAGGAGAGGAATTGTATGGGGAATTTACGTGAAGAAGCACTAAAAATGCATAAGGAAAATGGAGGAAAGCTTGGTGTTCATTCAAAAGTTCCCGTACGCAATGCAAAGGATTTAAGCCTCGCGTATTCTCCAGGTGTAGCGGAGCCATGTATAGAAATTTATAAGGATGAAAGCAAAGTGTACGATTATACCATGAAGAAGAATCTTGTTGCAGTTGTTACAAACGGAACAGCCGTACTTGGTCTGGGGAATATCGGTCCAAAGGCTGCTATGCCGGTCATGGAAGGAAAAGCCTTATTATTTAAAGCGTTTGCAGACATAGATGCCTTCCCTATTTGCTTAGATATAACAGATTCCGAAAAGATGGTTGAGGTTGTTAAATTATTGGAACCGACTTTCGGAGGAGTGAACTTAGAAGATATTGCAGCACCACAATGCTTTGAAATTGAGGACAGGCTGCGAAAGGTTTGTGATATTCCAATTTTCCATGATGATCAGCATGGTACAGCGATTGTAACCGCCGCGGGGTTAATTAATGCATTAAAACTCGTTGCCAAAAATATAGAGGATATTCGCGTTGTTATAAATGGTGCTGGTGCTGCCGGAGTTGCAATCGTTAAGCTGCTCCTTCGTATGGGTGTTAAGGATGTCATTTTATGTGATACAAAAGGGATCATTTATAAAGGCCGTCCAATCGGGATGAACCCTTTTAAGGAGGAAATGGCATCTATCACTAATAAAGAACAGAAAAAAGGTACACTTGCAGATGCACTTGTAGGGGCAGATGTGTTTGTTGGAGTATCGGCCGCAGGTGCCGTCACGAAAGAGATGGTACATTCTATGAATCGTGATGCGATTATTTTTGCCATGGCAAATCCGGTGCCAGAAATCATGCCAGAGGAGGCAAAGGAAGCTGGAGCACTCGTAGTAGGGACAGGACGCTCTGACTTTCCCAATCAGGTTAATAATGTACTTGCATTCCCTGGTGTATTTCGTGGTGCTTTGGACGTATCTGCAAAAGAAATCAACGAAGAAATGAAACTTGCAGCCGTTTATGCGATTGCCGGATTAATTACTGATGAAGAGCTTAACCCGGATTATGTGATTCCAGATCCATTTGACCCTAGAGTGGTGGCACATGTAGCAGAAGCCGTGGCTGAGGCTGCAATGGAAACAGGAGTTGCTCAAATCAATAAATTAAGGAGTTAAAGGGCATTTTTGGCGAATAGATTAGTGAAAGGTCATCTACATAATCCAAAATGGGAATGAAATCAACAGCTTGTGAGTAGGTGGGAGTAGTTCTATTAATATTGAAACAGATCAATAAAGATAGTAGTATCTTCAAATGCTTGAAGTACCACAAATCTTATGATTTTATATGGTACTTCGCATTTGAACCTCACTATCATCCGAGCTCTAGAGGGTACTATGGCATTGTAATGGGCTTGTTCATTGGTGAAATCTGTAAAATAAAATGAATGAGTTGATGTACATATCACAAAAATCATTCATTAGGCTATTTAGAAAGCTGGTCCACAGTTCCTTCTGTATAATCATCTCCGACTTGTTCATGTGTAATGGCCAAACCTTGTTCTAGTTGAGACGTTCCGTCGTAATCAGAAGGATCAAAAGTCTTTCCAGCAATCAGTAGATCTTCTTTATTTACTATCCGCTTTTTCTTGTTCATACTTTTCCCAC from Peribacillus asahii carries:
- a CDS encoding helix-turn-helix domain-containing protein, with product MGDRDFSFYPIQPEMMSNSQLYLENQPKGLLKNEVILFYQLTTGEHTSAHLPVIPDGCLDLLFCCNPSQPFAILATSPEYRCLYHFKPNCVYFGVRLFPEQTLLTLPCSIKELIQHQQIPLFEMVQFDSSLLENMVRLQSFPERIKWFISFFQQKQQETNYDQNLIKYCLNSIYATNGIIHINQLASDTGYSSRYLQRKFEEYIGFSPKQLCQIIRLQYTIQELLHRNQLLNTVIDDFSFYDKSHFYKGFKKYMNLTPKQYINTYKSVSHS
- a CDS encoding NAD(P)-dependent malic enzyme, which encodes MGNLREEALKMHKENGGKLGVHSKVPVRNAKDLSLAYSPGVAEPCIEIYKDESKVYDYTMKKNLVAVVTNGTAVLGLGNIGPKAAMPVMEGKALLFKAFADIDAFPICLDITDSEKMVEVVKLLEPTFGGVNLEDIAAPQCFEIEDRLRKVCDIPIFHDDQHGTAIVTAAGLINALKLVAKNIEDIRVVINGAGAAGVAIVKLLLRMGVKDVILCDTKGIIYKGRPIGMNPFKEEMASITNKEQKKGTLADALVGADVFVGVSAAGAVTKEMVHSMNRDAIIFAMANPVPEIMPEEAKEAGALVVGTGRSDFPNQVNNVLAFPGVFRGALDVSAKEINEEMKLAAVYAIAGLITDEELNPDYVIPDPFDPRVVAHVAEAVAEAAMETGVAQINKLRS
- a CDS encoding uracil-DNA glycosylase family protein, with product MGIVTEAKFHLFKEKIFSLELPLCGNDLLNSTFLLQRDEKKKLEVYYTPFDYINENAKVVIVGIIPGLHQMKKAYTAVIENRHLSDEELLHQVKKSASFEGTMRKNLTAMLDELELPRHLGISSSSELFGTASHLVYNTSILPYAVFFNHQNFNGSRPNILKTEMLLEYVKNYFIKDISTMENPFIIPLGVNVSKVLDYFYKNKPILKGFPHPSGSNGHRHRQFRENKEDMKRQMENYFTHKSLGFL
- a CDS encoding primary-amine oxidase, which produces MRVHETISSAVKHPLEPLTGQEIKKAVEIIRTEKNLSQYVRFVTVTLKEPAKDTVLNYEAGDTITREAFMILLDNKTEKTYEAIVSITKGKVTSWEYIPNVQPGVMLDEFEECEQVVKNSPEFQEALLKRGITDSNLVMVDPWSAGYFGIKENEGKRLARAICWVRKFPNDNGYAYPLTGIVVFVDLNKMEVLRVEDHGVRQMPPLDGNYSPETSGSITLRTDLKPLEIIQPEGPSFEIDGHLIKWQKWNIRFGFTPREGLVLHTVGYEDKGKVRPILYRAALSEMVVPYGDASFAHNSQNAFDAGEYGLGQLANSLELGCDCLGEIRYFDAVMTDSRGNVRTIPNAICLHEEDYGVAWKHTDWRTEQVEVRRSRRLVLSFFCTVGNYDYGFYWSFYQDGTLEMEVKLTGMLNTGTFDDSGKSKYGTEVAPKLNAVYHQHFFNFRLDTMLDGPKNSVVEINTLPEEEGPNNPYSNAFYIDSKTFKTEEEAKRNLDMATQRTWKIINPNSLNAVGTPVGYKIMPGENCLPFASDNSSVMKRAGFLKNQLHVTPYDPNEMYATGKYPNQHKGGDGLPKYTAANRNIENEDVVVWYTMGHHHITRPEDWPVMPTAYINFQLKPVGFFDRNPALDLPRPKPKTACNSKNGSNCH